A window from Aeromonas rivipollensis encodes these proteins:
- the nrfB gene encoding cytochrome c nitrite reductase pentaheme subunit — translation MGDLTMDFLRLMLMAAMLLTSLQGQAADATSAPAALPAKHEVAFLRSPDKACTDCHKEQTEGMHGKHGQATNPNNLAPVTCTNCHGQPSPQHREGVKDVMRFSDSFNEKQSALAEEQSTGTYPITEQNGVCMSCHEPKPLREALWAHDVHATKLSCTSCHALHPAKEPMVGIAEKSRIKLCVDCHSKQHQAKAAGLQVNAGKEAQ, via the coding sequence ATGGGTGATTTAACGATGGATTTCTTACGACTGATGCTGATGGCAGCCATGCTGCTGACCAGCCTGCAGGGCCAGGCCGCCGATGCGACGAGCGCCCCCGCAGCCCTGCCCGCGAAACATGAGGTGGCGTTCTTGCGCAGCCCCGACAAGGCCTGCACCGACTGCCACAAGGAGCAGACCGAGGGGATGCACGGCAAGCATGGTCAGGCGACCAATCCCAACAACCTGGCACCTGTCACCTGCACCAACTGCCACGGCCAGCCCTCCCCCCAGCACAGGGAAGGGGTCAAGGACGTGATGCGCTTTAGCGACAGCTTCAATGAGAAGCAAAGCGCCCTGGCAGAGGAGCAGAGCACCGGGACTTACCCCATCACCGAGCAGAACGGGGTCTGCATGAGCTGCCACGAGCCCAAACCCCTGCGCGAGGCGCTCTGGGCCCACGACGTGCACGCCACCAAGCTCAGCTGCACCAGCTGTCACGCGCTGCACCCGGCCAAGGAGCCCATGGTGGGGATAGCCGAAAAATCCCGCATCAAGCTCTGCGTCGATTGCCACAGCAAGCAGCATCAAGCCAAGGCGGCCGGCCTGCAGGTCAATGCGGGCAAGGAGGCACAATGA
- a CDS encoding 4Fe-4S dicluster domain-containing protein, giving the protein MSCSRRHFMAGMSAGALIMMTGPTRSLATTLAHSQTIDGVRYGMIHDETACIGCTACMDACREVNQVPEGVSRLEIIRSGPIGTFPDAEYHFFRKSCQHCDNAPCVHVCPTGASHIRKEDGIVDVNPDLCVGCMYCLAACPYQVRFINPVTKVADKCDFCRKTNLAAGKEPACVASCPTRALVFGNLDDPDSPIAKRLVKETTYRYKQALGTSPKMYRVPKGEITS; this is encoded by the coding sequence ATGAGCTGCTCTCGTCGTCACTTCATGGCGGGGATGAGCGCGGGGGCCCTCATCATGATGACGGGGCCGACCCGCTCCCTTGCCACTACCCTCGCCCACAGCCAGACCATAGACGGGGTGCGCTATGGCATGATCCACGACGAGACGGCCTGCATCGGCTGTACCGCCTGCATGGATGCCTGCCGGGAGGTGAATCAGGTGCCAGAGGGGGTCTCGCGCCTCGAGATCATCCGCTCCGGCCCCATCGGCACCTTCCCCGATGCCGAGTACCACTTCTTTCGCAAGTCCTGCCAGCACTGTGACAACGCACCCTGCGTGCACGTCTGCCCGACCGGTGCCTCCCATATCCGCAAGGAGGATGGCATCGTCGACGTCAACCCGGATCTCTGCGTCGGCTGCATGTACTGTCTGGCCGCCTGCCCCTATCAGGTGCGCTTTATCAACCCTGTGACCAAGGTTGCCGACAAGTGCGACTTTTGCCGCAAGACCAACCTGGCGGCGGGCAAGGAGCCGGCCTGCGTGGCCTCCTGCCCCACCAGGGCGCTGGTGTTCGGCAATCTGGATGACCCGGACAGCCCCATCGCCAAACGGCTGGTGAAGGAGACCACCTATCGCTACAAGCAGGCGCTCGGCACCTCGCCCAAGATGTACCGCGTGCCCAAAGGGGAGATAACGTCATGA
- the nrfD gene encoding cytochrome c nitrite reductase subunit NrfD has protein sequence MWHDAFHFPSLVWDWPIAIYLFLLGISAGATSLSVLLRRKGAGSESGIIKATAILAPVSVVLGLLILIFHLARPWTFWKLMFHYQFDSVMSMGVMLFQLYMAVLFAWLAVVFRTEIETLRSRFLKEKFAFVDGLIALLARFERLLAPLLLLLAVLLGAYTGFLLSALKTYPLLNNPVLPVLFLVSGISSGIASTILLAVTLFKEHHHSPGVSFVHRFERPVLAVEVLLLVCFFTGLYFGGGQKEVAMWAAIGSGFWAQVFWVGVVGIGMLLPQLLSLLAPAALRERNGHLVLVCSLTLVGILLLRYFVLYAGQMTVV, from the coding sequence ATGTGGCATGACGCATTTCACTTCCCTTCCCTCGTTTGGGACTGGCCCATCGCTATCTATCTCTTTCTGCTCGGCATCTCCGCCGGGGCCACCAGCCTCTCGGTGCTGCTGCGCCGCAAGGGGGCCGGCAGCGAGAGCGGCATCATCAAGGCGACCGCCATTCTGGCGCCGGTGAGCGTGGTTCTGGGGTTACTGATCCTTATCTTCCACCTGGCCCGCCCCTGGACCTTCTGGAAGCTGATGTTCCACTACCAGTTCGACTCAGTGATGTCGATGGGAGTCATGCTGTTCCAGCTCTATATGGCGGTGCTGTTTGCCTGGCTGGCGGTGGTATTTCGCACCGAGATCGAGACCCTTCGCAGCCGGTTCCTGAAAGAGAAGTTCGCCTTTGTGGATGGGCTGATCGCCCTGCTGGCACGCTTCGAGCGGCTGCTGGCGCCGCTGTTGCTGCTGCTCGCCGTGCTGCTGGGGGCCTACACTGGCTTTCTGCTGTCGGCGCTCAAGACCTATCCGCTCTTGAACAACCCTGTGCTGCCTGTGCTCTTCCTGGTCTCCGGCATCAGCTCAGGGATAGCCTCCACCATCTTGCTGGCGGTGACCCTGTTCAAGGAGCACCACCACAGCCCGGGCGTGAGCTTTGTGCATCGCTTCGAGCGGCCGGTGCTGGCGGTGGAGGTGCTGCTGCTGGTCTGCTTCTTTACCGGTCTCTATTTTGGTGGCGGCCAGAAGGAGGTAGCCATGTGGGCCGCCATCGGCAGCGGCTTCTGGGCCCAGGTATTCTGGGTCGGGGTGGTGGGCATCGGTATGCTGCTGCCCCAGTTGCTCTCCCTGCTGGCTCCGGCCGCGCTGCGGGAGCGAAACGGCCACCTGGTGCTGGTGTGCAGCCTGACCCTGGTGGGGATACTGCTGCTGCGTTACTTCGTGCTCTATGCCGGTCAAATGACGGTGGTATAA
- the nrfE gene encoding heme lyase NrfEFG subunit NrfE, with protein sequence MLAELGYLSLLLATALSLLQGALPWLGLRLASPTLLGCAKPLALSNAILLGAALMLLASCFGLDDFTLVYVAQHANSALPMGFKLAAVWGGHEGSMLFFVFALALWGALVALCSKRVDPLIRARVLAIMGLIVGLFALYTLAFSSPFDRAFPGPLEGRDLNPMLQDIGLIIHPPLLYLGYVGFAVNFAFAMAALHSGRLDGALAHWSRPWALGSWVFLTAGIVLGSWWAYYELGWGGWWFWDPVENASLLPWLLGTALLHALVVCEKRGAYGHGVLLLSIFTFSLSLLGTFVVRSGVLTSVHAFAVDPSRGLTLLLLLGLLLTTALTLFALRADTRTPYARFGFWSKEGLLGATILLLCVACASVLLGTFYPMVFQSLHLGSLSVGAPYFNAVFVPLALVLMALMTQIPRLRWQGLMASSRLRVLLPPLLGLLGGGLLSLGYREQGTLGWSGILANMVSLWLIASLLLNVSFNTRDLSANRLGSLLAHLGVAVCALGIAQVSHHSQEGGTVLSPDTPYRLGAHEFRYEGSEPRLGPNYTAERITVSVHKDGREVARLAPERRHYSVRTMNMNEPGIQGGLFGDLYVVLGEKMGPDAYAMRLHHKPLVRWIWLGGILMMAGGALRLLGRKPLLASRPAKSPQPLREQEAP encoded by the coding sequence GTGCTGGCGGAGCTCGGCTATCTCTCACTGCTGCTGGCAACGGCGCTCTCCCTGCTGCAAGGCGCCCTGCCCTGGCTGGGGCTGCGGCTCGCCTCCCCGACCCTGCTGGGCTGCGCCAAGCCACTGGCGCTGAGCAATGCCATACTGCTGGGCGCTGCCCTGATGCTGCTCGCCAGTTGCTTCGGGCTCGATGACTTCACCCTGGTCTATGTGGCCCAACACGCCAACAGTGCCCTGCCCATGGGCTTCAAGCTGGCGGCCGTGTGGGGCGGCCACGAGGGCTCCATGCTGTTCTTCGTCTTTGCGCTGGCCCTCTGGGGGGCGCTGGTCGCACTCTGCTCGAAACGGGTCGATCCGCTGATCCGCGCCCGGGTGCTGGCCATCATGGGGCTGATCGTCGGGCTCTTTGCCCTCTATACCCTCGCCTTCTCCAGCCCCTTCGATCGCGCATTCCCGGGGCCTCTTGAGGGACGCGATCTCAATCCCATGCTGCAGGATATCGGCCTCATCATTCACCCTCCCCTGCTCTATCTCGGTTACGTCGGCTTTGCGGTCAACTTCGCCTTCGCCATGGCGGCGCTGCACTCGGGCCGGCTCGATGGCGCCCTGGCCCACTGGAGCCGCCCCTGGGCGCTCGGCTCCTGGGTGTTTCTCACCGCCGGCATCGTACTGGGCTCCTGGTGGGCCTATTACGAGCTCGGCTGGGGTGGCTGGTGGTTCTGGGATCCGGTGGAAAATGCCTCCCTGCTGCCCTGGCTGCTCGGCACAGCCCTGCTGCATGCCCTCGTGGTCTGCGAGAAACGTGGGGCCTACGGCCACGGCGTCTTGCTGCTCTCCATCTTCACCTTCTCGCTGAGCCTGCTCGGCACCTTTGTGGTGCGCTCCGGGGTGCTCACCTCGGTGCACGCCTTCGCGGTGGATCCCAGCCGCGGCCTCACCCTCTTGCTGCTGCTCGGCCTGTTATTGACCACGGCACTCACCCTGTTTGCCCTGCGGGCCGATACCCGTACCCCCTACGCCCGCTTCGGCTTCTGGTCAAAGGAGGGGCTGCTGGGCGCCACCATACTGCTGCTCTGCGTGGCCTGCGCCAGCGTGCTGCTCGGCACCTTCTACCCCATGGTGTTCCAGTCGCTGCATCTGGGGTCGCTCTCGGTGGGCGCCCCCTATTTCAACGCTGTTTTCGTGCCGCTGGCACTGGTACTGATGGCGCTAATGACCCAGATCCCGCGTCTGCGCTGGCAGGGGCTGATGGCATCCTCCCGCCTGCGGGTGCTGCTGCCGCCCCTGCTCGGCCTGCTGGGGGGCGGCCTGCTCAGCCTCGGCTATCGCGAACAGGGAACTCTGGGCTGGAGCGGCATCCTCGCCAATATGGTGAGCCTCTGGCTCATCGCGAGCCTGCTGCTCAATGTCTCATTCAATACCCGCGATCTGAGTGCCAACCGGCTCGGAAGCCTGCTGGCCCACCTCGGGGTAGCGGTCTGTGCCCTCGGCATAGCGCAGGTGAGCCACCATAGCCAGGAGGGGGGCACAGTGCTCAGTCCGGATACGCCCTATCGGCTCGGCGCCCATGAATTTCGTTACGAGGGAAGCGAGCCCCGGCTCGGCCCCAACTACACGGCCGAGCGCATCACTGTCAGCGTGCACAAGGATGGCCGGGAGGTGGCCAGGCTGGCCCCGGAGCGGCGCCACTACAGCGTGCGCACCATGAACATGAACGAACCCGGCATCCAGGGGGGGCTGTTTGGCGATCTCTACGTGGTGCTCGGCGAGAAGATGGGGCCTGATGCCTATGCCATGCGGCTGCATCACAAGCCGCTGGTGCGCTGGATCTGGCTCGGCGGCATCTTGATGATGGCGGGTGGCGCCTTGCGTTTGCTGGGGCGCAAGCCGTTGCTGGCATCCCGTCCAGCCAAAAGCCCGCAGCCCCTGCGCGAACAGGAGGCACCATGA
- a CDS encoding DsbE family thiol:disulfide interchange protein: protein MSPRLRLFLPLIVTLGLGGLLWLGLGNDPYRRDEATQGRPLPAWQSENLLDGSSIQTASLKGEPFVLNVWASWCPSCRAEHPLLAELAGTVPLYGLNYRDKGDAARAWLTQAGNPYRAVLADPDGKLALELGVYGTPETYLFAADGTLLSRHTGELTKEIWQRQFAPLLARARTLTTPQTEGQP, encoded by the coding sequence ATGAGCCCGCGCCTGCGCCTCTTCCTCCCCCTGATAGTCACCCTGGGCCTGGGGGGTCTGCTCTGGCTCGGCCTTGGCAACGATCCTTACCGCCGGGACGAGGCGACCCAGGGGCGCCCTCTGCCGGCCTGGCAGAGCGAAAACCTGCTGGATGGGAGCTCAATCCAGACCGCCAGCCTCAAGGGAGAGCCCTTTGTGCTCAACGTCTGGGCCAGCTGGTGTCCGAGCTGCCGCGCCGAGCATCCGCTGCTGGCCGAGCTGGCGGGCACAGTGCCCCTCTACGGTCTCAACTACAGAGACAAGGGTGACGCCGCCCGCGCCTGGCTGACACAGGCGGGCAACCCCTATCGCGCCGTGCTGGCGGACCCGGACGGCAAGCTGGCGCTGGAGCTCGGCGTCTACGGCACGCCGGAGACCTATCTCTTTGCCGCCGACGGCACCCTGCTTAGCCGCCACACGGGGGAGCTCACCAAGGAGATCTGGCAGCGCCAGTTTGCCCCCCTGCTTGCCAGGGCTCGTACCCTGACCACCCCACAGACGGAGGGGCAGCCATGA
- the nrfA gene encoding ammonia-forming nitrite reductase cytochrome c552 subunit: MTVGSHNKPFRPGLAALLLTALLGTSMLAQAKEAAPEGKIEARSELFAKDHADQFSSWKNTSESRERTDALADDPQMVVLWAGYPFSKDYNKPRGHFYALTDVRETLRTGAPKTAEDGPLPMACWSCKGPDVARVIDEKGEDGYFKGMWAKGGPEIVNTIGCADCHDTASKEFKEGKPALHLSRPYADRAMTAIGKPFKEQGRFDQQSQVCGQCHVEYYFSGPTKAVKFPWDKGTTVEQMEDYYDEIGFADWTHALSKTPMLKAQHPEYETWRAGIHGQNNVACVDCHMPKVQNEQGKVYTDHKVGNPFDRFDQTCRNCHTQSKEMLQGVVKQRKDAVTEIKLKVEKQLVHAHFEAKAAWDAGATEAEMKDILQDIRHAQWRWDFSIASHGVQMHAPEVALRMLGTALDKAADARTKLARLLAAKGISHEIAIPDISSKEKAQAALGMDMKQMNSDKAQFLKTTVPAWDAEAKAAGRLAQ, translated from the coding sequence ATGACCGTGGGTTCACATAACAAGCCATTTCGGCCGGGTCTGGCCGCACTGCTGCTGACTGCCCTGCTGGGCACCAGCATGCTGGCACAGGCAAAGGAGGCCGCCCCCGAGGGCAAGATAGAGGCGCGCAGCGAACTGTTCGCCAAGGATCACGCCGATCAGTTCAGCAGTTGGAAAAACACCAGCGAGAGCCGGGAGCGCACCGACGCCCTGGCGGACGATCCGCAGATGGTGGTGCTCTGGGCCGGCTACCCCTTCTCCAAGGATTACAACAAGCCCCGCGGCCACTTCTATGCCCTGACGGACGTGCGGGAGACTCTGCGCACCGGCGCCCCCAAGACCGCCGAGGATGGCCCCCTGCCCATGGCCTGCTGGAGCTGCAAAGGCCCGGACGTGGCCCGCGTCATCGATGAAAAAGGTGAAGATGGCTACTTCAAGGGGATGTGGGCAAAAGGCGGGCCCGAGATCGTCAACACCATCGGCTGCGCCGACTGCCACGACACCGCCTCCAAGGAGTTCAAGGAGGGGAAACCCGCCCTGCACCTCTCCCGTCCCTATGCCGACCGGGCCATGACCGCCATCGGCAAGCCGTTCAAGGAGCAGGGGCGCTTTGATCAGCAGTCCCAGGTGTGCGGCCAGTGCCACGTGGAGTACTACTTCAGCGGCCCCACCAAGGCGGTGAAATTCCCCTGGGACAAGGGCACCACCGTCGAGCAGATGGAAGACTACTACGACGAGATCGGTTTCGCCGACTGGACCCACGCCCTCTCCAAGACCCCCATGCTCAAAGCCCAGCACCCCGAGTACGAGACCTGGCGCGCCGGCATTCACGGCCAGAACAACGTCGCCTGCGTCGACTGCCACATGCCCAAGGTGCAAAACGAACAGGGCAAGGTCTACACCGATCACAAGGTAGGCAACCCCTTCGATCGCTTCGATCAGACCTGCCGCAACTGCCACACCCAGAGCAAAGAGATGCTGCAAGGGGTGGTCAAGCAGCGCAAGGACGCCGTCACCGAAATCAAGCTCAAAGTCGAGAAGCAACTGGTGCACGCCCACTTCGAGGCCAAGGCCGCCTGGGATGCCGGCGCCACCGAGGCCGAGATGAAGGACATTCTGCAGGACATCCGTCACGCCCAATGGCGCTGGGACTTCTCCATCGCCTCCCACGGGGTGCAGATGCACGCCCCTGAAGTTGCGCTGCGCATGCTGGGAACCGCCCTGGACAAGGCAGCAGACGCCCGCACCAAGCTGGCACGCCTGCTGGCCGCCAAGGGGATCAGCCACGAGATCGCCATTCCTGACATCTCCAGCAAAGAGAAGGCCCAGGCCGCTCTTGGCATGGACATGAAGCAGATGAACAGCGACAAGGCCCAGTTCCTCAAGACCACTGTCCCCGCCTGGGATGCCGAGGCCAAAGCGGCCGGACGGCTCGCACAGTAA